The genomic window GCCTTTCGCCGATGATCTGGTGTCCTCCACCCATGATGCGCGGCTGTTCATGGTCTTTGATGGGCGCTGGAAGATGATCCATGCCGAGGGCGGGTTCCGGCCGATGCTGTTCGATCTGGAAACCGACCCCGATGAATTCCACGACCTTGCCAAGACCGATGCGTTTCGGGCTGAGACCGACCGGCTTTACAAGCTTCTGGCGGAATGGGGGCTGCGCATGTCGCAACGGGTCACCAAGTCAGATGCGGATCTGATGGCCATGCGCGGCAAAAGCCTGCGCCGGGGCATCCTGCCCTTCCTTGTGGATGGGTCCGAAGTGCCCCCGGAACTGACCGAGAAATACCGGGGCCCGGCAGAGCAGATCCATCTACAGGATGACACGGACGGGGCGGCAAATGACTGAGAAGACCCCACCGCTTGTGATCTCTCCGCGCATCGACGACCGGATCGCCGATCTTCTCGCCGTGGGCTTTGTGCTGATCATCCTGACCTATGCCGCGAACGGACCGATATCGGATTTCGTGCGCTGGTTCGTCGAGACAACAAGCGATGGATGGGAGGAGATGTCGCGCCGGGACCAGCGCGTATTGCTGCGCGAACACTGGCTGGGCGGCAGTTACCGCGCTTTTGAGCGGGGGGTTCTGCAGCCGACCGGGCTGATCCTGGGCCTGCCGATCCTGTTTGCCTTCGTGATCTCGCTTCTGGCGATGCGCAATCTGACGCGCGGTCCCTGGAGACACCGGATCATGGCGCTGGCCGCGGCAGGCTGTTTCGGGGCCTGGATCGTGAAGATATTCGCCACCGATGCAGGGTTGCTGCCCTCCGCGGAACCGCTTGATTTCTGGCTGTTCCCGATTGTGACCGCGATCACGCTTTACCTGACATGGCGGCTTTTCGGGGCGTTCATCGCGCTGTTCTGCATATTCTGGGTGGTCTATTTCTTCACCCGCGGCCTGCTGCCCGACTGGACCGGTATCCTTGCCGGAGCCGAGGCGACATTCGCCCAGAACCTGCGCGCCATGGTGCAGAATTTCTGGGCGCAGACCGGCGGGCTGTTCGGCCAGCCGTTGCAGGTGGTTTCCGGCAATGTGCTGATCTTCATCGTCTTCGGCGCGGTGCTGATGGCCTCGGGCGCCGGTGATCTGCTGATGAAAGTCGCCAACCGTCTGACCGGCGGTTTTGTCGGCGGGGCGGCGCATTCGGCGGTGGCAAGCTCGGCGCTTTTCGGCACGCTCTCGGGGGCGGCCGTCTCCAATGTCGTGTCCACGGGCACAATGACGATCCCGGTGATCAAACGCGCCGGGTTCAAACCGCATTTCGCCGGCGCGGTTGAGGCCGCAGCCTCCACCGGCGGGCAGGTGATGCCGCCGGTCATGGGCGTTGTTGCCTTTTTCGTGGCAGGCCAGATCGGGCTGGAATACCGCTATATCGTGGTGGCCGCGATCCTGCCTGCGCTCTTCTATTATCTCGGCACGTTCCTGTCGGTCTATTTCGAGGCCCGCCGCCAGGGCATCGGCACCCTGCCGCCGGAGGCCCGCCCGCGCCTGAGCAGCACCGAACGCTGGCAATGTCTGGTCTTCCTGATTCCGCTTGCGGTGCTGTCGACCTTTCTGTTCATCCAGCCCTCGGTGCCCAAGGCAGGGTTCTACGGGTTCGCCGCCGCGCTGATCGCAGCATTGGCGCTGTTCCCCGGCTTCCGGTCGCGCGACCGGATCTGGCGCGCCTTTGTGGGCGCGGGGCGGATGGCGGCCTCGATCGTCACCATCGTCGCGGCCATCGGGCTGATCGTGGGGCTGATCCAGATCTCGGGCTTTGCCGGGCGTCTGTCGCTGCTGCTGGCACAGCTTGCCTCGGGCCCGCTGTTCAGCGTGCTGGTGGTGGTCGCGCTTGGGTCCATCATACTGGGTATGGGGCTGCCACCGGGCGCCACCTATTTCATCATTGTTATCGCGCTAAGCTCGGGGATCGAGGCCGTGGGTATCCCGCCCCTCTCCCTGCATCTTTTCGTCGTGTTCTTCGCGGTGATGTCAACAGTAACGCCGCCCGTGGCGCTGGCCGCCTTTGCGGCGGCACCGATTGCCGGGGCGGACCCGATCAGGACCGGCTTTGCCGCCGCCCGGATCAGCATTGCCGGTTTCCTGATCCCCTTCGTCTTCGTCTATCACCCGGCGATGCTGTATAAATTGCAGGTGCTGTTTGAATGGTTCGGGGGGGACGCCGCCAATTCCCGCGCCATGCTGGATGCCGCCACAATTCCGTGGAGCGCACTCGTCTGGGTCGTCACCGGGTTCAGCCTGTCGCTCTGGCTTTTGACCTCGGCCCTGGCCGGGCAGGAAACACACCGGTTGACCCTGACCGAACGGCTGCTGCGGACAGGCGCAG from Rhodophyticola sp. CCM32 includes these protein-coding regions:
- a CDS encoding TRAP transporter permease, translated to MTEKTPPLVISPRIDDRIADLLAVGFVLIILTYAANGPISDFVRWFVETTSDGWEEMSRRDQRVLLREHWLGGSYRAFERGVLQPTGLILGLPILFAFVISLLAMRNLTRGPWRHRIMALAAAGCFGAWIVKIFATDAGLLPSAEPLDFWLFPIVTAITLYLTWRLFGAFIALFCIFWVVYFFTRGLLPDWTGILAGAEATFAQNLRAMVQNFWAQTGGLFGQPLQVVSGNVLIFIVFGAVLMASGAGDLLMKVANRLTGGFVGGAAHSAVASSALFGTLSGAAVSNVVSTGTMTIPVIKRAGFKPHFAGAVEAAASTGGQVMPPVMGVVAFFVAGQIGLEYRYIVVAAILPALFYYLGTFLSVYFEARRQGIGTLPPEARPRLSSTERWQCLVFLIPLAVLSTFLFIQPSVPKAGFYGFAAALIAALALFPGFRSRDRIWRAFVGAGRMAASIVTIVAAIGLIVGLIQISGFAGRLSLLLAQLASGPLFSVLVVVALGSIILGMGLPPGATYFIIVIALSSGIEAVGIPPLSLHLFVVFFAVMSTVTPPVALAAFAAAPIAGADPIRTGFAAARISIAGFLIPFVFVYHPAMLYKLQVLFEWFGGDAANSRAMLDAATIPWSALVWVVTGFSLSLWLLTSALAGQETHRLTLTERLLRTGAGFAMLVPNTLIAGPAALLGLALIIAHRVTNRAGAQSPIENTPMDQLKEET